From a single Okeanomitos corallinicola TIOX110 genomic region:
- a CDS encoding mechanosensitive ion channel family protein — protein MRLKFLAITGSIALAVISVPKATAQIPLLPYLPTPNNVNNGAEDITTSEWIYLDGRPLFQIAGSKNSIIPRAQSIQLNLQEISNNYFQLSEKKLKSQIRTVNDLPVIYINGKYLMTVNSLDARLRNLDPETLANQITANLQQELEKAKSERQTPALIFQGKIAGVLTVTMVLLSLFIYRHQRHLHKQKIEAIDLNEETDQTITTQLDQQQNEHLTEVKKIFFQLTQTGIWAGGSFIILGLFPYTRALQLAILAAAQIPFKVGVVILGTYVVVYISYALIDRLTKTLISGGFLLNSEASERMQLRVSTFSGVTKSITTLICIGVGILIALVALGIDIVPLLAGAGLIGVAVSLASQNLIKDAINGFLIILEDQYALGDVIVVGDVGGLVENLNLRMTQVRDAEGRLITIPNSEIKVVANLSSRWSRADLTIPVSYQTNIDRALQLIKDVANEMNQEPLWQRQIIDQPSILGIDNFGDRGMMIRVWIKTQPLKQWDVAREYRRRLKITFDQMGINIPVHQHSIWVNDAQFFSPQNNGTTLNSSEVNNQE, from the coding sequence GTGCGTTTAAAATTTTTGGCTATCACAGGTTCAATAGCTCTAGCAGTCATTTCTGTACCAAAAGCTACAGCCCAGATACCTCTCCTACCTTACTTACCAACTCCCAATAATGTAAATAATGGTGCTGAAGATATAACAACTTCTGAATGGATTTATTTAGATGGTCGTCCCCTGTTTCAGATAGCTGGTTCAAAAAATAGTATCATCCCACGAGCGCAAAGTATCCAACTGAATTTACAAGAAATTAGTAACAATTACTTTCAATTATCTGAGAAAAAACTAAAATCACAAATTCGCACAGTTAATGATTTACCAGTAATTTATATCAATGGTAAATATCTAATGACTGTAAATTCACTGGATGCAAGACTACGTAATTTAGATCCAGAAACATTAGCTAATCAAATTACGGCAAATTTACAGCAAGAGTTAGAAAAAGCAAAATCAGAACGACAGACTCCTGCTTTGATATTTCAGGGAAAAATTGCAGGGGTTCTAACAGTAACCATGGTTTTATTAAGCTTGTTTATATATCGTCATCAAAGACATTTACACAAGCAAAAAATAGAAGCAATTGATTTAAACGAAGAAACAGACCAAACCATTACTACCCAATTAGATCAACAGCAAAATGAGCATTTAACAGAAGTCAAAAAAATCTTCTTCCAATTGACACAAACCGGAATTTGGGCTGGTGGTAGTTTTATAATTTTAGGACTATTTCCTTACACACGGGCTTTACAACTGGCAATTCTTGCAGCTGCTCAAATTCCTTTTAAAGTAGGCGTTGTCATACTAGGAACTTATGTGGTTGTTTACATTAGTTATGCTCTCATTGATCGCTTAACAAAAACTCTCATTAGTGGTGGTTTTTTATTAAACTCAGAAGCTTCAGAACGGATGCAATTGAGAGTTTCCACATTTTCTGGTGTCACTAAAAGTATCACTACCCTAATTTGCATAGGAGTAGGAATTTTAATTGCCTTAGTTGCCTTGGGAATAGATATAGTTCCTTTATTAGCAGGTGCAGGTTTAATAGGTGTAGCCGTATCTCTTGCTTCTCAAAACTTAATTAAAGATGCTATAAATGGGTTTTTAATTATCCTCGAAGATCAATATGCTTTGGGTGATGTGATAGTAGTTGGAGATGTGGGTGGTTTAGTAGAAAACCTCAATCTCCGCATGACTCAAGTTAGGGATGCAGAAGGAAGATTAATTACAATTCCTAACAGTGAAATTAAAGTAGTAGCAAATCTTTCTAGTCGTTGGTCACGGGCTGATTTAACTATACCAGTTTCCTATCAGACAAACATTGATCGAGCTTTGCAATTGATCAAAGATGTAGCTAATGAGATGAACCAAGAACCACTTTGGCAACGTCAAATTATAGACCAGCCAAGTATTTTAGGAATTGATAATTTTGGCGATCGCGGGATGATGATTCGTGTGTGGATCAAAACTCAACCACTCAAACAATGGGATGTGGCCAGAGAATATCGTCGTCGTTTGAAAATTACCTTTGATCAAATGGGTATCAATATTCCCGTACATCAACACTCAATTTGGGTTAATGATGCTCAATTTTTCAGTCCCCAAAATAATGGTACAACTCTGAATTCTTCAGAAGTTAATAATCAGGAATAA
- a CDS encoding HAMP domain-containing sensor histidine kinase, whose translation MYEWILPSLREVLATSQANMADCSSAKAEQQWRISLAATEHLLLKTLAPITTDKTQALVLTAPAPLFSQPQLTQNLRTVTFTAKPFNPLALMPFHISPRMAQSIGNQVISNLQDAAKITEKITDNIYTENQINSEKSILPLLTTDPLGTEQFCLVFTEKFRLVLVLSTNQNGKKEFLFSFEPEVVQQAWQALGARVVLTNPDLFANLDELVTKYSSSLPNYQTIIEFSQFLLQELPEPETDKVIHNFSTSTSSSHHVSPSAKPNYRPDVELLQAFAHEVRTPLATIRTLTKLLLKRRDLPTTVINRLQVIDHECTEQIDRMELLFKAAELETSTSTKTANTQLTPMSLDQVLQQSIPRWQQAAKRRNLTLDVALPQQLPTVVSNPNMLDRVLTGLMENFTRSLPPGSSIQVQVIPAGDQLKLQLSPQLYCQDTTRDFNLPIRKSLGQLLVLQPETGTISLNISATKHLFQAIGGKLIVRQNQQYGEVLTIFLPLEVSCQQKIKIS comes from the coding sequence GTGTACGAATGGATATTGCCAAGTCTAAGAGAAGTTTTAGCTACAAGCCAAGCCAATATGGCTGATTGTTCATCTGCCAAAGCAGAACAACAATGGCGTATTAGTTTGGCAGCAACAGAACATCTTTTACTCAAAACCTTAGCGCCAATCACCACTGACAAAACTCAAGCTTTGGTTTTAACTGCACCAGCACCTTTATTTAGTCAGCCACAATTAACCCAAAATTTACGAACAGTTACTTTTACAGCTAAACCCTTTAATCCGTTGGCTTTGATGCCTTTTCATATCTCACCGAGAATGGCGCAAAGTATAGGAAATCAGGTAATATCCAATCTGCAAGACGCTGCAAAAATTACAGAAAAAATTACAGATAATATCTACACAGAAAATCAAATTAATTCAGAAAAATCTATTTTACCTTTATTAACTACTGATCCTTTGGGAACAGAGCAGTTTTGTTTAGTATTTACAGAAAAATTTAGATTGGTTTTAGTTTTGTCAACCAACCAAAATGGTAAAAAGGAATTTTTATTTTCTTTTGAACCAGAGGTGGTACAACAAGCTTGGCAAGCTTTAGGTGCAAGGGTAGTTTTAACTAATCCAGATTTATTTGCTAATTTAGATGAGTTAGTGACAAAATACTCTTCTAGTTTACCTAACTATCAAACTATTATTGAATTTAGCCAATTTTTATTACAAGAATTACCAGAACCAGAGACAGATAAAGTTATACACAATTTTTCCACATCTACCTCTTCCTCTCATCATGTTTCTCCCTCAGCAAAACCTAATTATCGCCCTGATGTGGAGTTATTACAAGCTTTTGCCCACGAAGTTCGCACACCTTTGGCAACTATTCGCACTTTAACCAAATTACTACTTAAACGTCGAGATTTACCCACTACTGTTATTAACCGTTTACAAGTTATTGATCATGAATGTACTGAGCAAATTGACAGAATGGAGTTATTATTTAAAGCCGCAGAATTAGAAACTTCTACATCAACAAAGACAGCGAATACTCAATTAACACCGATGTCTTTGGATCAAGTTTTACAACAAAGTATTCCCCGTTGGCAACAAGCAGCAAAGCGGCGGAATTTAACTTTAGATGTGGCTTTACCCCAGCAATTACCCACAGTAGTTAGTAACCCGAATATGTTAGACCGGGTACTCACTGGTTTAATGGAAAATTTTACCCGTAGCTTACCTCCTGGGAGTTCTATTCAAGTTCAAGTTATCCCCGCAGGTGATCAATTAAAATTACAATTATCACCACAATTATATTGTCAAGATACAACTAGAGATTTTAACTTACCAATTCGTAAATCCTTGGGTCAATTGTTAGTTCTCCAACCAGAAACAGGAACTATTAGTTTAAATATTTCTGCCACTAAGCATTTATTTCAA
- a CDS encoding AarF/ABC1/UbiB kinase family protein — MIVKTLPPSSRSTAEDSRGNELSLIEVVPENGAETLVSKSAEPSARRKSPLSAATEPESIDYDPQKIQTHYQNRPFQVLQRILAVLRPTLSYLLGVWWDGKRGIAVKDNLRRAVQLRELLTRLGPAYIKIGQALSTRPDLVPPVCLEELTKLQDQLPAFPNEIAYQFIEEELGGTPEEIYAELSPQPIAAASLGQVYKGKLKNGEEVAVKIQRPDLRERITIDLYILRNLAGWVQKNFKRVRSDLVGILDELGDRIFEEMDYIHEGENAERFFELYGHIQDIYVPKIYWEYTNRRVLTMEWINGIKLTQSKEIKELGIDARYLIEVGVQCSLRQLLEHGFFHADPHPGNLLATLDGKLAYLDFGMMSEIKPPQRYGLIEAIVHVVNRDFDLLTEDYVKLEFLSPETDLTPIIPAFAKVFANAQGASVAELNIKSITDDLSALMYEYPFRVPPYYALIIRSLVTLEGIAIYIDPNFKVLSEAYPYVSKRLLTDPSHELRTSLQELLFKDGKFRWNRLENLLKNARNSQDYDLSLVMNQTLDFLSSQRGEFIRDRLVDEFLNGLDAVSKNVLHNFTYLLRERVGITAINEMPGATAEQQQTLEYIKRIAGILRETRGFDPAKIAPQLAEIIVNPRVHNLGQQLAGRFTQKALTRVIRQVLAGEEIK, encoded by the coding sequence ATGATAGTTAAGACACTTCCCCCTAGTTCTCGATCTACTGCGGAGGACAGTCGCGGAAACGAGTTGTCCTTAATTGAAGTAGTACCAGAAAATGGTGCAGAAACCTTGGTGAGCAAATCCGCAGAACCATCTGCGAGGCGTAAATCACCATTATCAGCCGCAACTGAACCAGAATCAATAGATTACGATCCACAAAAAATCCAAACCCATTATCAAAATCGGCCTTTTCAGGTTTTACAGCGAATTTTGGCAGTTTTACGGCCAACCCTGTCCTATCTTTTAGGAGTTTGGTGGGATGGAAAGCGAGGAATTGCTGTTAAAGATAATCTGCGGCGGGCAGTTCAATTAAGAGAATTACTGACACGATTGGGACCAGCTTATATAAAAATTGGTCAAGCATTATCTACCAGGCCAGATTTAGTACCACCAGTATGTTTAGAAGAATTAACTAAACTGCAAGATCAATTACCTGCTTTTCCTAATGAAATTGCTTACCAATTTATTGAGGAAGAATTAGGAGGTACACCAGAGGAAATTTACGCGGAACTTTCCCCCCAACCAATTGCGGCAGCTTCTTTAGGACAAGTATATAAAGGTAAGCTGAAAAATGGTGAAGAAGTCGCTGTCAAAATACAGCGTCCAGATTTGCGAGAACGCATCACCATAGATTTATATATTTTACGCAACTTAGCCGGATGGGTGCAAAAAAACTTTAAACGGGTAAGAAGTGATTTAGTTGGGATTTTAGATGAATTAGGCGATCGCATTTTTGAAGAAATGGACTACATCCATGAAGGGGAAAATGCCGAACGCTTTTTTGAGTTATATGGACATATTCAAGATATATATGTACCCAAAATTTATTGGGAATATACAAACCGTCGTGTGTTAACGATGGAATGGATCAACGGTATTAAATTAACTCAAAGCAAGGAAATTAAAGAACTGGGAATAGATGCCCGTTATTTAATCGAGGTAGGAGTTCAATGTTCCCTGCGTCAATTATTAGAACATGGTTTTTTCCACGCTGATCCTCATCCTGGCAATTTATTAGCTACTTTGGATGGCAAATTAGCTTATCTCGACTTCGGCATGATGAGCGAAATTAAACCACCACAACGCTATGGTTTAATTGAAGCTATTGTTCACGTTGTTAACAGAGACTTTGATTTATTAACAGAAGATTACGTCAAACTAGAATTTCTTTCCCCAGAAACAGATTTAACACCAATTATTCCGGCATTTGCTAAAGTATTTGCCAATGCCCAAGGTGCAAGTGTTGCAGAACTAAACATTAAAAGCATCACCGATGATTTATCAGCATTAATGTATGAGTATCCTTTCCGTGTACCGCCATACTATGCGCTAATAATTCGTTCTTTGGTGACTTTGGAAGGTATCGCCATTTATATCGATCCCAACTTCAAAGTGCTGAGTGAAGCCTATCCTTATGTTTCCAAACGTCTGCTAACTGATCCATCTCATGAATTAAGAACTTCATTACAAGAGTTGTTATTTAAAGATGGTAAATTCCGCTGGAATCGTCTAGAAAACCTACTTAAAAATGCTCGCAATAGTCAAGATTATGACCTGAGCTTAGTCATGAATCAAACCCTAGATTTTCTATCTTCTCAACGGGGTGAATTTATTCGAGATAGATTAGTTGATGAATTTTTAAATGGACTAGATGCAGTTAGTAAAAATGTCTTGCACAATTTCACCTATTTACTGCGGGAAAGAGTAGGTATCACCGCAATTAATGAAATGCCTGGTGCAACCGCTGAACAACAACAAACCCTAGAATATATCAAACGAATTGCAGGTATTCTCAGAGAAACTAGAGGTTTTGATCCTGCTAAAATTGCCCCCCAACTAGCTGAGATTATTGTTAATCCCAGAGTCCATAACTTAGGACAACAACTTGCTGGACGCTTTACACAAAAAGCTTTAACTAGGGTAATTCGTCAAGTATTAGCAGGAGAAGAAATTAAGTAA
- a CDS encoding valine--tRNA ligase — MTATIPNLPSLYEPFSTEAKWQKFWEDNQVYKADPDHAGEPYCIVIPPPNVTGRLHMGHAFEGALIDSLVRYQRMKGRNTLWLPGTDHASIAVQTILEKQLKAEGKTRYDIGREKFLEKAWEWKAESGGTIVNQLRRLGVSVDWSRERFTLDEGLSKAVLEAFNRLYDEGLIYRGNYLVNWCPASQSAVSDLEVEPKEVNGNLWHFRYPLSDGSGFVEVATTRPETMLGDTGVAVNPEDDRYKHLIGKTLTLPIMNREIPIIGDELVDPTFGTGCVKVTPAHDPNDFEMGKRHNLPFINIMNKDGTLNENAGEFQGQDRFVARKNVIARLEADSVLVKIEDYKHTVPYSDRGKVPVEPLLSTQWFVKIRPLADKTLDFLDNQSSPEFVPERWRKVYRDWLVNLRDWCISRQLWWGHQIPAWYAVSETNGEITDTTPHFVARNEAEALEKAKSQFGEEVKLEQDPDVLDTWFSSGLWPFSTLGWPEQTKDLETYYPTATLVAGFDIIFFWVARMTMMAGHFTGKMPFKNVYIHGLVRDENNKKMSKSANNGIDPLLLIDKYGTDALRYTLVKEVVGAGQDIRLEYDRKKDESISVEASRNFANKIWNAARFVMMNLDGQTPEKLGKAKPTELSDKWIISRYHQVIKQTNNYFDNYSFGEAAKGLYEFIWGDFCDWYIELVKSRLQKDAEPASRKVAQQIIAEILEGILKLLHPFMPHITEEIWQTLTQQPAENPQCLALQSYPEADNKLIDADLETQFDLLIGTIRTIRNLRAEADVKPGVKITANLQSESEKERSILTLAESYIKDLAKVETLTIQTPEITVEEKPKINLLFNSIYWRTFLTIFVVISALITVRVAVFVGNTSLRLPIFGTFFELVGLAYAGWFIVRYLLNAKARQEIFAKYLPAEEETKEAEIETAVTEEKEKENSIAGVVGTVQIVIPLTGVVDVEVLRAKLEKSLSKVEAEVKSLSGRLSNSNFVDKAPADVVQTTRDALAEAQKQAEILQERLGTL; from the coding sequence ATGACTGCAACTATACCAAATCTCCCCAGTCTCTACGAACCCTTCTCCACAGAAGCCAAATGGCAAAAATTCTGGGAAGACAACCAAGTCTACAAAGCAGACCCCGACCATGCCGGTGAACCCTACTGTATTGTTATTCCTCCCCCTAATGTGACCGGCCGTTTGCACATGGGTCACGCTTTTGAGGGTGCATTAATTGATTCCCTGGTACGTTACCAACGCATGAAGGGACGTAACACCCTGTGGCTACCCGGTACTGACCACGCCAGTATTGCAGTCCAAACCATTTTGGAAAAACAACTCAAAGCCGAAGGTAAAACTCGCTACGATATAGGTAGGGAAAAATTCTTAGAAAAGGCTTGGGAATGGAAAGCTGAATCAGGTGGGACAATTGTCAATCAATTACGCCGTTTGGGTGTTTCCGTTGACTGGTCACGGGAACGCTTCACATTAGATGAAGGTTTATCAAAAGCTGTTTTAGAAGCATTTAATCGTCTTTATGATGAAGGTCTAATTTACAGAGGTAATTATTTAGTTAACTGGTGTCCCGCTTCCCAGTCTGCGGTGTCTGATTTGGAAGTTGAACCCAAGGAAGTTAATGGTAATCTTTGGCACTTCCGTTATCCTCTCAGTGATGGTTCTGGTTTTGTGGAAGTGGCTACAACTCGACCTGAAACCATGTTAGGTGATACTGGTGTTGCGGTAAACCCGGAGGATGACAGGTATAAACATTTAATTGGTAAAACTCTTACCCTCCCCATCATGAACCGGGAAATACCGATTATTGGTGATGAATTAGTTGATCCTACCTTCGGTACAGGTTGTGTAAAAGTTACACCAGCCCATGATCCTAACGACTTTGAAATGGGTAAGCGTCATAATTTGCCGTTTATCAATATCATGAACAAAGACGGCACATTAAACGAAAATGCGGGTGAGTTCCAAGGACAAGACCGCTTTGTTGCCAGAAAAAATGTCATTGCTCGCTTAGAAGCAGATAGCGTACTGGTAAAAATAGAAGACTATAAACATACAGTACCCTATAGCGATCGCGGCAAAGTCCCCGTTGAACCTCTATTATCTACCCAGTGGTTCGTGAAAATTCGCCCCCTCGCGGATAAAACCCTCGATTTCCTCGATAACCAAAGTTCCCCCGAATTTGTCCCTGAACGCTGGCGAAAGGTTTACCGTGACTGGTTAGTAAATCTGCGTGACTGGTGTATTTCCCGTCAGTTATGGTGGGGTCATCAAATCCCCGCTTGGTATGCAGTCAGTGAAACCAACGGCGAAATTACCGACACCACACCCCATTTTGTCGCTAGAAATGAAGCCGAAGCCTTAGAAAAAGCCAAATCACAATTTGGCGAAGAAGTCAAATTAGAACAAGACCCCGACGTATTAGATACTTGGTTTTCCTCTGGTTTATGGCCTTTCTCAACTTTAGGTTGGCCAGAACAAACCAAAGACTTAGAAACCTACTATCCCACCGCTACCCTAGTTGCAGGATTTGATATTATCTTTTTCTGGGTAGCGAGAATGACCATGATGGCTGGACATTTCACTGGTAAAATGCCCTTCAAAAATGTTTATATTCATGGTTTAGTCAGGGATGAAAATAATAAGAAAATGTCCAAATCAGCAAACAATGGTATTGACCCATTATTGTTGATTGATAAATATGGAACTGATGCCCTCCGCTATACCTTAGTTAAAGAAGTAGTCGGTGCTGGTCAAGATATTCGCTTAGAATATGATCGTAAAAAAGATGAATCTATTTCCGTAGAAGCATCCCGAAATTTTGCCAATAAAATCTGGAATGCTGCCCGATTTGTAATGATGAATTTGGATGGGCAAACACCAGAAAAATTAGGTAAAGCGAAACCAACAGAACTCAGTGATAAATGGATTATCTCCCGTTATCATCAAGTAATTAAACAAACAAATAATTACTTTGATAATTATAGTTTTGGAGAAGCAGCAAAAGGACTTTATGAGTTTATTTGGGGTGACTTCTGTGACTGGTATATTGAATTAGTCAAATCCAGATTACAGAAAGACGCAGAACCCGCATCTCGCAAAGTAGCCCAACAAATTATTGCGGAAATATTGGAAGGCATCTTAAAATTATTACATCCTTTCATGCCCCATATTACCGAAGAAATTTGGCAAACTCTTACCCAACAACCAGCAGAAAATCCTCAATGTTTAGCCTTACAAAGTTATCCAGAAGCGGATAATAAGTTAATTGATGCTGATTTAGAAACACAATTTGATTTGTTAATTGGTACTATCCGCACCATTCGTAACTTACGCGCCGAAGCTGATGTCAAACCGGGTGTAAAAATCACCGCTAATTTGCAAAGTGAAAGTGAAAAAGAAAGGTCAATTCTCACACTTGCTGAGTCTTATATTAAAGATTTAGCTAAAGTAGAAACCTTAACTATTCAAACTCCTGAAATTACTGTAGAAGAAAAACCAAAAATCAATTTACTTTTTAACAGTATATACTGGCGGACATTCTTGACAATTTTTGTAGTTATTTCCGCTTTAATTACTGTGAGAGTAGCTGTGTTTGTGGGGAATACATCTCTGCGGTTGCCAATTTTTGGAACATTCTTTGAACTGGTAGGTTTAGCTTATGCAGGTTGGTTTATTGTCCGCTATTTATTAAATGCCAAAGCCAGACAAGAAATATTTGCCAAATATTTACCAGCAGAGGAAGAAACGAAAGAAGCAGAAATAGAAACTGCTGTAACCGAAGAGAAAGAAAAAGAAAATTCCATTGCTGGTGTTGTGGGTACAGTTCAGATAGTTATTCCTTTAACTGGAGTAGTTGATGTTGAGGTTTTACGTGCCAAACTGGAAAAAAGTTTGAGTAAAGTAGAAGCAGAAGTAAAATCTTTAAGTGGAAGATTAAGTAATTCCAACTTTGTAGATAAAGCCCCCGCCGATGTGGTACAAACTACCAGAGATGCTTTAGCAGAAGCCCAAAAACAAGCGGAAATTTTACAGGAACGTCTTGGTACTTTATAA
- the ahcY gene encoding adenosylhomocysteinase: MTATTPRLKHEVKDLALAPLGRQRIDWAGREMPVLKQIRDRFEKEKPFAGLRLVACAHVTTETAHLAIALKAGGADAILIASNPLSTQDDVAACLVTDYEIPVFAIKGEDAETYNRHVQIALDHRPNVIIDDGSDVVADLVKNRQHQLSDLIGTTEETTTGIVRLRAMLNDGVLTFPAMNVNDADTKHFFDNRYGTGQSTLDGIIRATNILLAGKTVVVAGYGWCGKGTALRASGMGANVIVTEIDPIKAIEAVMDGFRVLPMAEAAAHGDIFVTVTGNKHVIRGEHFDVMKDGAIVCNSGHFDIELDLKTLRTKTKEVKTVRPFTEQYILNSGKSVIVLGEGRLVNLAAAEGHPSAVMDMSFANQALAVEYLVKNKGKLEPGLYSIPTEVDQEIARLKLQAMKINIDSLTADQIDYINSWQSGT; this comes from the coding sequence ATGACCGCAACTACTCCCAGATTAAAGCACGAGGTTAAAGACCTCGCCCTCGCTCCCTTGGGAAGACAACGGATTGACTGGGCTGGCCGGGAAATGCCCGTATTAAAGCAAATCCGCGATCGCTTTGAGAAAGAAAAGCCATTTGCAGGATTACGCCTTGTTGCTTGCGCTCACGTTACCACTGAAACAGCACATTTGGCGATCGCCTTAAAAGCTGGTGGTGCTGATGCAATTTTGATTGCAAGTAACCCCCTATCTACTCAAGATGACGTAGCTGCTTGCTTAGTCACTGATTACGAAATTCCCGTTTTCGCTATCAAAGGTGAAGACGCAGAAACCTATAACCGTCACGTACAAATTGCTTTAGATCACCGCCCCAATGTGATCATTGATGATGGTAGTGACGTAGTTGCTGACTTGGTGAAAAACCGTCAACATCAATTATCTGATTTAATCGGTACAACCGAAGAAACCACCACTGGTATTGTGCGTTTACGCGCTATGTTAAACGACGGCGTGTTAACCTTCCCCGCGATGAACGTTAACGATGCAGATACCAAGCACTTCTTTGATAACCGCTACGGTACTGGTCAATCTACCTTAGACGGCATCATCCGCGCTACAAACATTTTGCTGGCTGGTAAGACCGTTGTTGTAGCTGGTTATGGCTGGTGTGGTAAGGGTACAGCTTTACGCGCTAGTGGTATGGGTGCAAACGTTATCGTGACCGAAATTGATCCTATTAAAGCTATTGAAGCTGTAATGGATGGTTTCCGTGTGTTACCTATGGCTGAAGCTGCTGCTCATGGTGATATCTTCGTTACTGTAACTGGTAACAAGCACGTCATCCGTGGTGAACACTTCGATGTCATGAAAGACGGTGCGATCGTTTGTAACTCTGGTCACTTTGATATTGAGTTAGACCTAAAAACATTACGCACCAAAACTAAAGAAGTTAAAACCGTTCGTCCTTTCACTGAGCAATACATCCTCAACAGTGGTAAATCTGTAATTGTATTGGGTGAAGGTCGTTTAGTTAACCTAGCTGCTGCGGAAGGACATCCTAGCGCGGTTATGGATATGAGTTTTGCTAACCAAGCTTTAGCTGTTGAATACTTGGTGAAAAACAAAGGTAAGTTAGAACCCGGTTTATATTCTATTCCTACCGAAGTTGATCAAGAAATTGCTCGTTTGAAGTTACAAGCAATGAAGATCAATATTGATAGTTTGACAGCAGATCAAATTGATTACATCAATTCTTGGCAGTCTGGAACTTAA